A window from Myxococcus fulvus encodes these proteins:
- a CDS encoding GlsB/YeaQ/YmgE family stress response membrane protein → MGICSWLVLGGLAGWIASIIKGTNARMGIFANIATGIVGSMIGGFLFSLLGGRGVTGFNLYSLAVATVGAVILISIVQAIRK, encoded by the coding sequence ATGGGAATCTGCTCGTGGCTGGTGCTGGGAGGGCTCGCGGGGTGGATCGCGAGCATCATCAAGGGAACGAACGCGAGGATGGGAATCTTCGCCAACATCGCGACGGGCATCGTCGGCTCGATGATTGGCGGCTTCCTGTTCAGCCTGCTGGGTGGACGCGGCGTGACGGGGTTCAACCTCTACTCGTTGGCGGTGGCCACGGTGGGGGCGGTCATCCTCATCAGCATCGTCCAGGCGATACGCAAATAG
- a CDS encoding PA0069 family radical SAM protein, with protein sequence MKARPVDNPPNPWASTEVEYLDEIPPAKLEVWEDHSRQVLSHNDSPDVGFDWSVNPYRGCLHACAYCYARPTHQYLDFGAGTDFETKLVMKPRAAELLRDAFERPSWKGDTVVFSGVTDCYQPLEASMRLTRACLEVCAEYKNPVGIVTKGVLIERDIDVLQRISRDARLWVSISLPFHHADIARAMEPYAASPQRRLLAIRRLAEAGIDVAISFAPIIPGLNDEDIHRVLTAAKEAGASRAHYTLVRLPGPVKEVFEERLRAKLPLRAERVLHRIRETRGGELSDSRFKHRMRGEGLYAQTIHSLFQTTARRVGLRTSYITEPAPDTFRRPPRRPPPSPQLSLF encoded by the coding sequence GTGAAAGCCCGCCCCGTCGACAATCCGCCCAACCCGTGGGCGAGCACCGAGGTGGAGTACCTGGACGAGATTCCTCCCGCGAAGCTGGAGGTCTGGGAGGACCACAGCCGCCAGGTCCTCTCCCACAACGACAGCCCGGACGTGGGCTTCGACTGGAGCGTCAATCCCTACCGGGGCTGTCTGCACGCGTGCGCCTACTGCTACGCGCGCCCCACCCACCAGTACCTCGACTTCGGCGCCGGCACCGACTTCGAGACGAAGCTCGTGATGAAGCCGCGCGCGGCGGAGCTGCTCCGCGACGCCTTCGAGCGCCCCTCCTGGAAGGGCGACACCGTCGTCTTCAGCGGCGTCACCGACTGCTACCAGCCGCTCGAGGCCTCCATGCGCCTGACGCGCGCGTGCCTGGAGGTCTGCGCCGAGTACAAGAACCCCGTCGGCATCGTCACCAAGGGCGTGCTCATCGAGCGGGACATCGACGTGCTCCAGCGCATCTCCCGCGACGCCCGGCTGTGGGTCAGCATCAGCCTGCCCTTCCACCACGCGGACATCGCCCGCGCCATGGAGCCCTACGCGGCCTCGCCCCAGCGGCGGCTGCTCGCCATCCGCCGCCTCGCCGAGGCGGGCATCGACGTGGCCATCTCCTTCGCGCCCATCATCCCCGGCCTCAACGACGAGGACATCCACCGTGTCCTCACCGCCGCGAAGGAGGCCGGCGCCAGCCGCGCCCACTACACCCTGGTGCGCCTGCCCGGCCCCGTGAAGGAGGTCTTCGAGGAGCGGCTGCGCGCCAAACTCCCCCTGCGCGCCGAGCGCGTGCTCCACCGCATCCGAGAGACGCGCGGCGGGGAGCTCAGCGACTCCCGCTTCAAGCACCGCATGCGAGGCGAGGGGCTCTACGCCCAGACCATCCACAGCCTCTTCCAGACGACGGCGCGCAGGGTGGGCCTGCGCACCTCGTACATCACCGAGCCGGCACCGGACACCTTCCGGCGCCCGCCGCGAAGGCCACCGCCCTCGCCCCAGCTCAGCCTCTTCTGA
- a CDS encoding caspase family protein has protein sequence MRPLLFILLAALMACATPSSQGTEKGGLVPLRLDEEALSSAYTPRRMALLVGISEFDDPHWRGLRYPSKDAKDLAAAMLDPTKGRFDQVRVLTRPEETTRAAILAALRQLRKEAHRPDDVVVVYFSAHGTLARDATGELRRFLVTRDASYRAIAQTALSMDALKAEFDALSSRRRLLVLASCHSGNGKSLLPKELEKELSGIKSGFYARPLEESSRASMVFAACDWGETAREDEGLQNDIYTHFLVEGLGGGADRNADGAVTATEAHDYARRRTFAFTEGRQRPSAEILEVGADPVVLSGSIARTGRPELFSYNPRLDGFTLKVDGEPRTELPGGAAVVPGKRTVELTKGDAVLVRREVEVGEGERLPLEQLLSEAFPRRSLSLLGGMFTFADAKSREELLPMAPEVAVSLRLEDRPLRDFGLLFDVSFSTGRRSLQLLPEDAVPFRYTTFSAGVALPYLWRWERLTLFAGPRVATLYLGRSFDVETYAAGQSFFTVSPGVVGGVVLRVGERLELVGQAQLMLTYVVLDGKGQAVGFTGGWAGVGYRF, from the coding sequence GTGAGGCCCCTCCTCTTCATCCTGCTGGCGGCGCTGATGGCGTGCGCGACTCCTTCGTCCCAGGGGACGGAGAAGGGCGGACTCGTGCCGCTGCGGCTCGACGAGGAGGCGCTCTCCAGCGCCTACACGCCCCGGCGGATGGCGCTGCTCGTGGGCATCTCCGAGTTCGACGACCCTCATTGGCGGGGGCTGCGCTATCCGTCGAAGGACGCCAAGGACCTGGCCGCGGCGATGCTGGACCCCACGAAGGGCCGCTTCGACCAGGTGCGCGTGCTCACGCGGCCGGAGGAGACGACGCGCGCGGCCATCCTCGCCGCGCTCAGGCAGCTGCGGAAGGAGGCGCACCGTCCGGATGACGTGGTGGTGGTCTACTTCTCCGCGCACGGCACGCTGGCGCGCGACGCCACCGGGGAGCTGCGCCGCTTCCTGGTGACGCGGGACGCGTCCTATCGCGCCATCGCGCAGACGGCGCTGTCCATGGACGCGCTGAAGGCGGAGTTCGACGCGCTCTCCAGCCGGCGGCGCCTGTTGGTGCTCGCCTCGTGTCACAGCGGCAACGGCAAGTCGCTGTTGCCCAAGGAGCTGGAGAAGGAGCTGTCGGGCATCAAGTCCGGCTTCTACGCGCGGCCGCTGGAGGAGTCCTCGCGGGCGTCCATGGTGTTCGCCGCCTGTGACTGGGGTGAGACGGCGCGCGAGGACGAAGGGCTGCAGAACGACATCTACACGCACTTCCTCGTCGAGGGGCTGGGCGGCGGCGCGGACCGCAACGCGGACGGGGCCGTCACCGCGACGGAGGCGCACGACTACGCGCGCCGGCGCACGTTCGCCTTCACGGAAGGACGGCAGCGGCCGTCGGCGGAAATCCTGGAGGTGGGCGCGGACCCGGTGGTGCTGTCGGGCAGCATCGCCCGCACGGGCCGGCCCGAGCTGTTCTCCTACAACCCGCGGCTGGATGGCTTCACGCTCAAGGTGGACGGGGAGCCGCGCACGGAGCTGCCGGGCGGGGCGGCGGTGGTGCCGGGCAAGCGCACGGTGGAGCTGACCAAGGGTGACGCGGTGCTGGTGCGCCGCGAGGTGGAGGTGGGCGAAGGGGAGCGGCTGCCCCTGGAGCAGTTGTTGTCGGAGGCCTTCCCCCGGCGCTCGCTGTCGCTGTTGGGCGGCATGTTCACCTTCGCGGACGCGAAGAGCCGCGAGGAGCTGTTGCCCATGGCGCCGGAGGTGGCGGTGTCGCTGCGGCTGGAGGACCGTCCGCTGCGCGACTTCGGGCTCCTGTTCGATGTCAGCTTCAGCACGGGCCGGCGCTCGCTCCAGCTCCTCCCGGAGGACGCGGTCCCCTTCCGCTACACGACCTTCTCCGCCGGCGTGGCGCTGCCCTACCTGTGGCGCTGGGAGCGGCTGACGCTCTTCGCCGGCCCGCGTGTGGCCACCTTGTACCTGGGGCGGTCTTTCGATGTGGAGACGTACGCCGCCGGGCAGAGCTTCTTCACGGTCAGCCCCGGCGTGGTGGGAGGCGTGGTGCTGAGGGTGGGAGAGCGCCTGGAGTTGGTGGGACAGGCGCAGCTCATGCTGACGTACGTGGTGTTGGACGGGAAGGGACAGGCCGTGGGCTTCACCGGCGGCTGGGCCGGTGTGGGGTACCGCTTTTGA
- the serC gene encoding 3-phosphoserine/phosphohydroxythreonine transaminase, with protein MRVINFNPGPAGLPLPALERARDELLDFQGSGMSVMEHSHRGKEYEAVHDEAIALLSELTGLPSTHQVLFLTGGASQQFAQVPMNFLTPDTSADYLMTGVWSEKALDEAKYYGKPRVAATTVQPDKHYTRVPRQDELSLDARAAYVHVTTNNTIYGTQWHAMPDTGQVPLVADMSSDFLWKKMDLSRFGLVYAGAQKNLGPSGVTLVVAQKDFIAKGRKDIPKIFRYAVHAENNSLYNTPPTLAIYLVRNVLAWMKDVGGLGQLEAWNRQKADLLYGALDTHSGFYRAPVERASRSVMNVVFHLPTPELDAAFVADAKRQGMVGLKGHRTAGGIRVSTYNAVTVENVRTLVTFMEHFVKTRG; from the coding sequence ATGCGCGTCATCAACTTCAACCCCGGTCCCGCCGGCCTGCCCCTTCCCGCCCTGGAGCGCGCCCGGGACGAGCTGCTCGACTTCCAGGGCTCCGGCATGTCCGTCATGGAGCACAGCCACCGGGGCAAGGAGTACGAGGCCGTCCACGACGAGGCCATCGCCCTCCTGTCGGAGCTGACGGGCCTGCCGTCCACGCACCAGGTCCTCTTCCTCACCGGCGGCGCTTCGCAGCAGTTCGCCCAGGTGCCGATGAACTTCCTCACCCCCGACACGAGCGCCGACTACCTCATGACGGGCGTGTGGAGCGAGAAGGCGCTCGACGAGGCGAAGTACTACGGCAAGCCCCGCGTCGCCGCGACGACGGTGCAACCCGACAAGCACTACACCCGCGTGCCGCGCCAGGACGAGCTGTCCTTGGATGCCAGGGCCGCGTACGTCCATGTCACCACCAACAACACCATCTACGGCACGCAGTGGCACGCCATGCCGGACACGGGGCAGGTGCCGCTGGTGGCGGACATGAGCTCCGACTTCCTGTGGAAGAAGATGGACCTGTCGCGCTTCGGGCTGGTCTACGCGGGCGCGCAGAAGAACCTGGGGCCGTCCGGTGTCACGCTGGTGGTGGCCCAGAAGGACTTCATCGCGAAGGGCCGCAAGGACATCCCGAAGATCTTCCGGTACGCCGTCCACGCGGAGAACAACTCGCTCTACAACACGCCCCCCACGCTGGCCATCTACCTGGTGCGCAACGTGCTCGCGTGGATGAAGGACGTGGGCGGGCTGGGCCAGCTTGAAGCGTGGAACCGGCAGAAGGCGGACCTGCTCTACGGCGCGCTGGACACGCACTCGGGCTTCTACCGGGCCCCCGTGGAGCGCGCGTCGCGTTCAGTGATGAACGTCGTGTTCCATCTGCCCACGCCGGAGCTGGACGCGGCCTTCGTCGCTGACGCGAAGCGGCAAGGAATGGTGGGGCTCAAGGGCCACCGGACCGCTGGAGGAATCCGGGTTTCCACGTACAACGCGGTGACTGTGGAGAATGTGCGCACCCTCGTCACCTTCATGGAGCATTTCGTGAAGACGCGTGGCTAG
- a CDS encoding DUF692 domain-containing protein, whose amino-acid sequence MATYARRHGLKPLGAGIGLRRSFYEELPRTERTLDWVEIIPENFLSLGGRPQRALDACVERWPVLPHGVGLDIGGPDALDVDYVTALAALVKRVDAPFFSDHLCYSRLGGVYLHDLLPLPFSEAVVEHVVPRVREVMARVGRPFLLENPSYYANMPGGTLSEADFLRHVVEQADCGLLLDVNNVYVNALNHGYDARAFVDALPLERVVQVHLAGHTRYPDVIIDTHGDRVCDDVWSLYRYVLERTGPVSTLIEWDQDIPSMTAVLDEADQARAVLGAPERR is encoded by the coding sequence GTGGCGACGTACGCGCGAAGACACGGACTGAAGCCCCTGGGCGCGGGCATCGGCCTGCGCCGGAGCTTCTATGAGGAGCTGCCGCGCACGGAGCGCACGCTCGACTGGGTGGAGATCATCCCGGAGAACTTCCTGTCGCTCGGCGGTCGTCCCCAGCGCGCGCTGGACGCGTGCGTGGAGCGCTGGCCCGTGTTGCCGCACGGCGTGGGCCTGGACATCGGCGGGCCGGACGCGCTGGACGTGGACTACGTCACGGCCCTGGCCGCGCTGGTGAAGCGCGTGGACGCGCCGTTCTTCTCCGACCACCTGTGCTACTCGCGGCTGGGCGGCGTGTACCTGCACGACCTGTTGCCGCTGCCCTTCAGCGAGGCCGTGGTGGAGCACGTCGTGCCGCGCGTGCGCGAGGTGATGGCCCGCGTGGGCCGCCCCTTCCTGCTGGAGAACCCGAGCTACTACGCGAACATGCCCGGGGGCACGCTGAGCGAAGCGGACTTCCTGCGGCACGTGGTGGAGCAGGCGGACTGCGGCCTCCTCCTGGACGTGAACAACGTCTACGTCAACGCGCTCAACCACGGCTACGACGCGCGCGCCTTCGTGGACGCGCTGCCGCTGGAGCGCGTGGTGCAGGTGCACCTCGCCGGCCACACGCGCTACCCCGACGTCATCATCGACACGCACGGGGACCGCGTCTGTGACGACGTGTGGTCGCTGTATCGTTACGTGCTCGAGCGCACCGGCCCGGTGTCGACGCTCATCGAGTGGGACCAGGACATCCCGTCGATGACGGCCGTGCTGGACGAGGCGGACCAGGCGCGCGCCGTGCTCGGCGCCCCGGAGCGACGATGA
- a CDS encoding DNA-binding domain-containing protein → MKPELKHFFDGMGAYLAKPGTASLEQLYARHPGWDAPARRVSIYGDFVRGHVRGAVEKLYPLLRRAVGPEAWTSLVEGYTLTRPARHHEVNRLGESFPAFIADSLVSHGLPPHAAELARFEWTDFAVFSSQSPSPARVEALTPNPTLAVLEHTFRLCAHVRSRGEGGAPERGEELALLWRHPVDLVTYYQEATPPTLLVLKMAVEGLSASDVTAATGMPEADVLDAVARLSRDGLVLTPGG, encoded by the coding sequence ATGAAGCCCGAGCTGAAGCACTTCTTCGACGGCATGGGCGCCTACCTCGCGAAGCCGGGCACGGCGTCGCTGGAGCAGCTCTACGCCAGGCACCCGGGCTGGGACGCGCCCGCCCGGCGCGTGTCCATCTATGGCGACTTCGTGCGAGGCCACGTGCGAGGCGCGGTGGAGAAGCTCTACCCGCTCCTGCGCCGCGCGGTGGGGCCGGAGGCGTGGACCTCGCTCGTGGAGGGCTACACGCTGACGCGCCCCGCGCGGCACCACGAGGTGAACCGGCTGGGCGAGAGCTTCCCCGCGTTCATCGCGGACTCGCTCGTGTCCCACGGCCTGCCGCCCCACGCCGCCGAGCTCGCGCGCTTCGAGTGGACGGACTTCGCGGTGTTCTCGTCCCAGTCGCCATCGCCGGCCCGCGTGGAGGCGCTGACGCCGAACCCCACCCTGGCCGTGCTGGAGCACACCTTCCGCCTCTGCGCGCACGTGCGGAGTCGGGGGGAGGGTGGGGCGCCCGAGCGCGGCGAAGAGCTGGCGCTCCTGTGGCGCCACCCCGTGGACCTGGTGACGTACTACCAGGAGGCCACGCCGCCCACGCTGCTCGTGCTGAAGATGGCGGTGGAGGGCCTGTCCGCGTCGGACGTGACGGCGGCCACCGGGATGCCCGAGGCCGACGTCCTCGACGCGGTGGCTCGGCTCTCCCGCGACGGGCTCGTGCTCACGCCGGGCGGGTGA
- a CDS encoding RNA polymerase sigma factor, with the protein MGSTEGLAEWVRRAASGETSAFSELYRRTRPLVARLVAGFAPLDSDEVEDVIQESFVRAFRALPRLKEPGAFEAWLLSIARNRARTRLERKAHLRRLEDDIADPEPEAVPPVPESLQLERDIEVVRQLIAELPEGEEKRTVQLFYIEGELSAREIAEQMGVGKSAVTMRLERFRGRIKRELLRRVLAGRWE; encoded by the coding sequence GTGGGTTCCACGGAGGGACTGGCGGAGTGGGTACGGCGCGCGGCGAGTGGGGAGACTTCCGCCTTCAGTGAACTGTATCGGCGCACCCGCCCCCTCGTGGCGAGGTTGGTGGCGGGGTTCGCCCCGCTGGACTCGGACGAGGTGGAGGACGTCATCCAGGAGTCCTTCGTCCGGGCGTTCCGGGCGCTGCCCCGGCTGAAGGAGCCGGGGGCCTTCGAGGCATGGCTCTTGTCCATCGCTCGCAACCGGGCACGCACCCGGCTGGAGCGCAAGGCCCACCTCCGGAGGCTGGAGGACGACATCGCGGACCCGGAGCCCGAGGCGGTGCCGCCCGTGCCGGAGTCCCTGCAGCTCGAGCGCGACATCGAGGTGGTCCGTCAGCTCATCGCCGAGCTGCCCGAGGGCGAGGAGAAGCGGACAGTGCAGCTTTTCTATATCGAAGGGGAGCTGTCCGCGCGTGAGATTGCGGAGCAGATGGGCGTGGGCAAAAGCGCCGTGACGATGAGACTCGAGCGCTTCCGGGGCCGTATCAAGAGAGAGTTGCTGCGGCGAGTGCTCGCCGGTCGGTGGGAGTGA
- a CDS encoding carboxypeptidase-like regulatory domain-containing protein → MRSKLHIALGVLLALGAGACGNLENAPLRLGTIEGQLSEFDPAHALVSVVGAPELRSTVDDQGRFKLEKVPSGDVELFVVATQEKATRVKVKVSAGKALDVERVEPKVAGFLEMRAKSTQGERVAGVEVTVLGTHLDQLQLDGKGRLRVGPLPDGCYELSIAGMGFPEVRSSACVGAGEKKELRIQLQPRADLVNRCAATGCEDGLVCGPGGRCVECVADDQCGGDMTCKGFRCTANGPQCGACVNGRSCDDGSACMLLVGGGPTCVKSCTETVDEDDLAASRCEAGFTCQAGNCLPDTQRFLSCSALLQFGAECADDERCQGLGMSTGLCVERQCTVPCVEDLDCPGASRCEDTLDGRVCSVRD, encoded by the coding sequence ATGCGCTCGAAACTGCACATCGCGTTGGGAGTCCTCCTGGCCCTGGGCGCGGGAGCGTGCGGCAACCTGGAGAACGCGCCCCTGCGGCTGGGCACCATCGAAGGGCAGCTGTCGGAGTTCGACCCGGCGCACGCCCTGGTGTCGGTGGTGGGCGCGCCGGAGCTGCGCTCGACGGTGGACGACCAGGGACGCTTCAAGCTGGAGAAGGTCCCCTCCGGAGACGTCGAGCTGTTCGTCGTCGCCACGCAGGAGAAGGCGACGCGGGTGAAGGTGAAGGTCTCCGCGGGCAAGGCGCTCGACGTCGAGCGCGTCGAGCCGAAGGTTGCGGGCTTCCTGGAGATGCGCGCGAAGTCCACCCAGGGCGAGCGGGTGGCGGGCGTGGAGGTGACGGTGCTGGGCACGCACCTGGACCAGCTGCAACTGGATGGCAAGGGGCGCCTGCGGGTGGGTCCCCTGCCGGACGGGTGCTACGAGCTGTCCATCGCCGGCATGGGCTTCCCGGAGGTGCGCTCCTCGGCGTGTGTCGGCGCGGGGGAGAAGAAGGAGCTGCGCATCCAGCTGCAGCCCCGCGCGGACCTGGTGAACCGGTGCGCCGCGACGGGCTGCGAGGACGGCCTGGTGTGCGGCCCGGGTGGCCGGTGCGTGGAGTGCGTCGCGGACGACCAGTGCGGCGGGGACATGACGTGCAAGGGCTTCCGCTGCACCGCGAACGGCCCCCAGTGCGGCGCGTGCGTGAATGGCCGCAGCTGTGATGATGGCTCCGCGTGCATGCTGCTCGTCGGTGGCGGGCCGACGTGCGTGAAGTCGTGCACGGAGACGGTGGACGAGGACGACCTGGCCGCGAGCCGCTGCGAGGCGGGCTTCACCTGCCAGGCGGGCAACTGCCTGCCGGACACGCAGCGCTTCCTGAGCTGCAGCGCGCTCTTGCAGTTCGGCGCGGAGTGCGCGGACGACGAGCGCTGCCAGGGGCTGGGCATGTCCACGGGCCTGTGCGTGGAGCGCCAGTGCACCGTGCCGTGCGTCGAGGACCTGGACTGCCCGGGCGCCTCGCGCTGCGAGGACACCCTGGACGGGCGCGTGTGCTCGGTCCGCGACTGA
- a CDS encoding M36 family metallopeptidase → MSVGAYRRRLFQAVVFTATLSGSTAFAVAPEHAHGGERHFDARTSYNAQARFGFSSAQKAHVESLRRSVPDLMVETDESTGLVRSLVNPVGALTGPSSGDPMSIAVDFVQKHHEALGLSLSDVSTFEVTDRVYSEVSGATHLYLRQTFKGLPVYNAQLQVNVAKDGSVLGVHSDFLPSIEKALAGTEPRINAGQAVAGLARHLGVELAAQPRALKAEAGTQRRTSVEVDGLSREPIHAQLAILPMRRGEARLVWHFQVYTLDSQHDYDVTVDANTGEVLTRFDWVAADSYKVYPVPVESPNHTTPLPLADGRVTVTNPANALASPYGWHDTNGVAGAEYTIPRGNNVHAYEDRDANNAAPASQPDCGAAINCVFTINLAGAPSTYIPAAVTNLFYWNNIIHDVQYQYGFNEVAGNFQQNNYGRGGAGNDYVRAEAQDGSGTNNANFSTPADGSPPRMQMYIWTAPNPDKDGDLDSGIIVHEYGHGISNRLVGGPSNVSCLTNRQQPGEGISDFLSLFYTARTGDTANKIRGVGTYALNQATTGNGIRTQPYTLDSTRNTWTYASINGMAVPHGVGSVFTQGMWEAYWALVNQWGFDANLYNAQGNAGNQRMMLYFTEGLKRTPCSPTFTQVRDGIISAATTLHNGEDVCRLWTAFAAFGLGSNAVSGGSASTTPTNGFQVPSTCAAL, encoded by the coding sequence ATGTCCGTAGGTGCATACCGAAGGCGGCTGTTCCAGGCGGTGGTCTTCACGGCGACCCTCTCCGGGTCCACGGCGTTCGCAGTGGCGCCGGAGCATGCCCATGGTGGCGAGCGTCACTTCGACGCGCGCACCAGCTACAACGCGCAGGCGCGCTTCGGCTTCTCGTCGGCCCAGAAGGCCCACGTCGAGTCCCTGCGCCGCAGCGTCCCCGACCTGATGGTCGAGACGGACGAGTCGACGGGTCTGGTGCGCTCGCTGGTCAACCCGGTGGGCGCGCTGACGGGCCCCAGCAGCGGCGACCCGATGTCCATCGCGGTGGACTTCGTCCAGAAGCACCACGAGGCGCTCGGGCTGAGCCTCAGTGACGTGTCCACGTTCGAAGTTACGGACCGCGTCTATTCCGAGGTCAGCGGGGCCACGCACCTGTATCTGCGCCAGACCTTCAAGGGCCTGCCCGTCTACAACGCGCAGCTGCAGGTCAACGTCGCCAAGGACGGCAGCGTGCTGGGCGTGCACAGCGACTTCCTGCCCTCCATCGAGAAGGCGCTCGCCGGCACCGAGCCGCGCATCAACGCGGGTCAGGCCGTCGCGGGTCTCGCCCGGCACCTGGGCGTGGAGCTGGCGGCCCAGCCCCGCGCGCTGAAGGCCGAGGCGGGCACGCAGCGCCGCACGAGCGTGGAGGTGGACGGCCTGTCGCGCGAGCCCATCCACGCGCAGCTGGCCATCCTCCCCATGCGCCGCGGCGAGGCGCGCCTGGTGTGGCACTTCCAGGTGTACACGCTGGACTCGCAGCACGACTACGACGTGACGGTGGACGCCAACACGGGCGAGGTGCTCACGCGCTTCGACTGGGTGGCCGCGGACTCCTACAAGGTCTACCCCGTGCCCGTGGAGAGCCCCAACCACACCACGCCGCTGCCGCTCGCGGATGGCCGCGTCACGGTGACCAACCCCGCCAACGCGCTCGCCTCGCCCTACGGCTGGCATGACACCAACGGCGTCGCCGGCGCGGAGTACACCATCCCGCGCGGCAACAACGTCCACGCCTACGAGGACCGCGACGCCAACAACGCGGCGCCCGCCTCCCAGCCGGACTGCGGCGCGGCCATCAACTGCGTGTTCACCATCAACCTGGCCGGCGCGCCCTCCACGTACATCCCGGCGGCCGTCACCAACCTGTTCTACTGGAACAACATCATCCACGACGTGCAGTACCAGTACGGCTTCAACGAAGTGGCCGGCAACTTCCAGCAGAACAACTACGGCCGCGGCGGCGCGGGCAACGACTACGTGCGGGCCGAGGCGCAGGACGGCAGCGGCACCAACAACGCCAACTTCTCCACGCCCGCGGACGGCTCGCCCCCGCGCATGCAGATGTACATCTGGACGGCGCCCAACCCGGACAAGGACGGCGACCTCGACAGCGGCATCATCGTGCACGAGTACGGCCATGGCATCTCGAACCGCCTCGTCGGCGGTCCGAGCAACGTCTCCTGCCTCACCAACCGTCAGCAGCCGGGCGAGGGCATCAGCGACTTCCTCTCGCTCTTCTACACGGCGCGCACGGGTGACACGGCGAACAAGATTCGCGGCGTGGGCACGTACGCGCTGAACCAGGCGACCACTGGCAACGGCATCCGCACCCAGCCGTACACGCTCGACTCCACGCGCAACACGTGGACGTACGCGAGCATCAACGGCATGGCCGTGCCGCACGGCGTGGGCTCCGTGTTCACCCAGGGCATGTGGGAGGCATACTGGGCGCTCGTCAACCAGTGGGGCTTCGACGCGAACCTCTACAACGCCCAGGGCAACGCGGGTAACCAGCGCATGATGCTGTACTTCACCGAGGGCCTGAAGCGCACGCCCTGCAGCCCGACGTTCACCCAGGTGCGTGACGGCATCATCAGCGCCGCCACCACCCTGCACAACGGCGAGGACGTGTGCCGCCTGTGGACGGCCTTCGCCGCCTTCGGTCTGGGCAGCAACGCCGTCTCCGGCGGTTCGGCCAGCACCACGCCGACCAACGGCTTCCAGGTGCCCTCCACCTGCGCGGCCCTCTGA
- a CDS encoding chalcone isomerase family protein gives MKATLSAVALCLLFALPASAAPGEAQEVAGVKFPGTAKVEGKELKLNGVGLRKKMMFKVYAVGLYVETPSQDAAALVSADESKRVRMYMLRDLDKKSITDAIVEGFKKNAGDKLPALQERLNTFANAIPDVKKGEEIILTYVPGSGTSVRSTKVTEPISVEGKDFADALFSVWLGKSPVDGGLKDGMLGKD, from the coding sequence ATGAAAGCCACCCTGTCCGCCGTCGCGCTCTGTCTGCTGTTCGCCCTGCCTGCCTCCGCCGCTCCGGGAGAGGCCCAGGAGGTCGCCGGGGTGAAGTTCCCCGGAACCGCCAAGGTGGAGGGCAAGGAGCTGAAGCTCAACGGCGTGGGCCTGCGCAAGAAGATGATGTTCAAGGTCTACGCGGTGGGCCTGTACGTGGAGACGCCGAGCCAGGACGCCGCAGCGCTCGTGTCCGCCGACGAGTCCAAGCGCGTGCGCATGTACATGCTGCGGGACTTGGACAAGAAGAGCATCACCGACGCCATCGTGGAGGGCTTCAAGAAGAACGCGGGCGACAAGCTGCCGGCGCTCCAGGAGCGGCTGAACACCTTCGCCAACGCGATTCCGGACGTGAAGAAGGGCGAGGAGATCATCCTCACCTACGTCCCGGGTTCCGGCACGAGCGTGCGGAGCACCAAGGTGACGGAGCCCATCTCGGTGGAGGGCAAGGACTTCGCCGACGCGCTGTTCTCCGTGTGGCTGGGCAAGTCGCCGGTGGACGGCGGCCTGAAGGACGGGATGCTCGGCAAGGACTGA